One segment of Pontibacter akesuensis DNA contains the following:
- the mnmA gene encoding tRNA 2-thiouridine(34) synthase MnmA, with the protein MSTKGRVLVAMSGGIDSSVAAVMLHEQGYEVVGMTMKTWDYASSGASKKETGCCSLDSINDARNIAVQLGFPHYIIDIREEFGDFVINHFTDEYLAGRTPNPCVLCNTHIKWDALLRRADQLGCDYIATGHYANLREENGRYVISKGLDDNKDQSYALWGISQESLSRTIFPLGKLHKSEIRQMALERGFTELVNKPESYEICFIPDNDYRGFLKRRVEGLEEQVAGGEFVLEDGTVVGKHEGYPFYTIGQRKGLGIALGFPAYVTRIEKEMNRVVLGNYEELSKNAMTVGKLNMSKYENLIGQPIPTVTKVRYNDSGTEAIIEQEGDKMKVHFLSGVHAIAPGQAAVFYEGDDVVGGGWIETNYNMEYNLNVLQ; encoded by the coding sequence ATGAGTACAAAAGGAAGGGTATTAGTAGCCATGAGCGGCGGCATCGACAGTTCGGTGGCTGCCGTAATGCTGCATGAGCAGGGCTACGAGGTAGTGGGGATGACCATGAAAACGTGGGACTACGCCTCCAGTGGCGCCAGCAAAAAAGAAACAGGCTGCTGCAGCCTCGATTCCATCAACGACGCGCGCAACATAGCCGTGCAATTGGGTTTCCCGCACTATATTATTGACATCCGCGAAGAGTTTGGTGATTTTGTAATCAACCATTTCACGGATGAGTACCTGGCAGGCCGTACGCCAAACCCATGCGTACTTTGCAACACGCACATTAAATGGGACGCGCTGTTGCGCCGTGCGGATCAGCTGGGTTGCGATTATATAGCAACAGGTCACTATGCTAACCTGCGTGAGGAAAACGGCCGTTATGTTATCTCCAAGGGACTTGACGACAATAAAGACCAATCCTATGCTTTGTGGGGAATTTCGCAGGAGAGCCTGAGCCGTACAATTTTTCCGCTAGGCAAGCTGCACAAATCAGAAATCAGGCAGATGGCGCTAGAGCGTGGTTTTACAGAGTTGGTTAATAAGCCAGAGTCTTATGAAATCTGCTTTATCCCGGATAATGATTACCGCGGCTTCCTGAAGCGCCGTGTAGAGGGTTTGGAAGAGCAGGTTGCCGGTGGCGAGTTTGTGCTGGAGGATGGCACCGTAGTAGGCAAGCACGAGGGCTATCCGTTCTATACCATTGGGCAGCGAAAAGGCTTAGGCATTGCTTTAGGGTTTCCAGCCTATGTAACTAGGATTGAGAAGGAAATGAACCGCGTGGTGCTGGGTAATTACGAAGAGCTCTCTAAAAATGCGATGACGGTAGGCAAGCTCAACATGTCAAAGTATGAGAACCTCATTGGGCAGCCGATCCCAACCGTTACCAAAGTTCGTTATAACGATTCGGGCACAGAAGCTATAATTGAGCAGGAGGGAGACAAGATGAAAGTTCACTTCCTGAGTGGCGTACATGCCATCGCTCCTGGTCAGGCAGCCGTGTTCTATGAAGGCGACGATGTAGTGGGCGGCGGCTGGATTGAGACAAATTATAACATGGAGTATAACCTGAACGTTTTGCAGTAA
- the trpF gene encoding phosphoribosylanthranilate isomerase, translated as MGLRTSVIVNGINNLSDARYCAGMGVDIIGFNLKLDDQERVQPNTLKEITSWVAGVKLAGEFLRARPDTINEIASEFNLDYIQLNIPYLIDEIEEINLPVIQKVFINKDTVESELLEMMELYSSVVHAFILYSDDFDKVDETNAPFLADICKRFDVYIGFGLDKGNINTVLKKIKPTGIGLQGGHEIKPGLKDFDELAEIFEEIEEA; from the coding sequence ATGGGCCTACGTACCTCTGTGATAGTAAATGGGATAAACAACCTAAGCGATGCGCGCTACTGCGCAGGCATGGGTGTGGACATTATCGGATTTAACCTGAAACTGGACGATCAGGAGCGTGTGCAGCCCAATACTCTGAAAGAAATCACAAGTTGGGTAGCCGGCGTGAAGCTTGCAGGCGAGTTCTTAAGAGCCAGACCCGATACGATAAATGAGATAGCCTCAGAATTTAACCTCGATTACATCCAGCTGAACATCCCTTACCTGATTGATGAAATTGAGGAGATCAACCTACCGGTAATTCAAAAGGTGTTTATCAATAAGGACACTGTTGAAAGTGAACTCCTGGAAATGATGGAACTGTATAGTTCTGTGGTGCATGCTTTCATACTTTACTCTGATGATTTTGATAAAGTAGATGAAACGAATGCGCCTTTCCTGGCTGACATCTGCAAGCGGTTTGATGTCTACATTGGCTTCGGATTGGATAAAGGCAATATCAACACGGTGTTGAAGAAGATTAAGCCTACCGGCATCGGACTACAAGGCGGCCATGAAATTAAGCCGGGCCTAAAGGATTTTGACGAACTGGCCGAAATTTTTGAAGAGATTGAGGAAGCTTAA
- the trmB gene encoding tRNA (guanosine(46)-N7)-methyltransferase TrmB: protein MGRSKMAKFAVVAERENVFEPGNELYDQLAGNWRKLYFNNDNPIVLEVGCGRGEYTVGMGRLFPDKNFIGSDIKGARIWKGSTMAMEEELENVAFLRAFIENIGELFAENEIDEIWITFPDPRPRDRDIKRRLTSPRFLELYERILKPGGIIHFKTDNEPLFDYTLEILADRKVKNLLQTKDLYNSDLQEHTMGIQTTYEKRYLAEGIKIKYLQYSV, encoded by the coding sequence ATGGGAAGATCTAAAATGGCGAAATTCGCCGTGGTAGCGGAACGCGAGAACGTTTTCGAACCAGGCAATGAGCTGTATGACCAGTTAGCGGGTAACTGGCGAAAATTATACTTCAACAACGATAATCCAATTGTGCTGGAGGTGGGCTGCGGCCGCGGAGAGTATACCGTGGGCATGGGCCGCTTGTTTCCGGATAAAAACTTTATCGGATCCGATATCAAAGGAGCCCGCATCTGGAAGGGCAGTACCATGGCGATGGAGGAGGAGCTTGAAAACGTTGCCTTCCTTCGCGCTTTTATCGAAAACATTGGCGAATTGTTCGCTGAAAATGAAATCGACGAAATCTGGATTACGTTTCCGGACCCACGTCCGCGCGACCGTGACATCAAGCGCCGGCTAACTTCTCCGCGTTTCCTGGAACTGTACGAGCGAATTCTTAAGCCAGGAGGCATTATTCATTTTAAAACAGATAACGAGCCGCTCTTCGATTATACGCTTGAAATACTCGCTGATCGAAAGGTAAAGAACTTGCTACAGACGAAAGACCTCTATAACTCCGACCTGCAGGAGCATACCATGGGTATTCAAACTACCTATGAGAAACGCTACCTGGCTGAGGGTATAAAGATTAAGTACCTGCAGTACTCAGTGTGA
- a CDS encoding bifunctional folylpolyglutamate synthase/dihydrofolate synthase: protein MTYQDCLDYLYQQLPMYQRIGNAAFKKSLDNIIALCEVMGQPQHEFKSIHVGGTNGKGSSSHMLAAVLQQAGYKTGLYTSPHLKSFTERVRVNGQELPPEYLVDFVGKYKSLFEQVQPSFFEMTVALAFKYFAEEQVDIAVIEVGLGGRLDSTNIITPEITLITNISLDHQSMLGDTITAIATEKAGIIKPGIPAVISIKQVEAQEVFELKAEEVTAPLYFADDQFRVEVTSSSLQRQVFQVYYKEQVFLQGLELDLAGAYQMYNLPGVLQVLKLLHEKGFAISDKAVRAGLANVKGITGLKGRWQVLQEHPLMLCDTGHNEDGIKQILQGLKQLHPKQVHFVFGAVNDKDVSTILQLLPLTYTYYFCQAAIPRALPAHELMTKAEAVGLKGSGFETVTEAVAAAKANAAPDEVIFIGGSTFVVAEIEEL from the coding sequence ATGACTTATCAAGATTGTCTTGATTACCTATACCAGCAATTGCCGATGTACCAACGCATCGGCAATGCTGCTTTTAAGAAGAGCCTCGACAACATTATAGCCCTTTGCGAGGTTATGGGGCAGCCGCAGCACGAGTTTAAGAGCATTCATGTGGGCGGCACCAACGGCAAGGGCAGCAGTTCGCACATGCTGGCGGCTGTGCTGCAGCAGGCGGGCTATAAGACAGGTCTTTATACTTCGCCGCACCTAAAGTCCTTTACAGAGCGCGTGCGCGTAAACGGACAGGAACTGCCGCCGGAGTACCTTGTCGATTTCGTGGGGAAGTATAAATCGCTCTTTGAGCAGGTACAGCCTTCGTTTTTTGAGATGACGGTAGCGCTGGCTTTTAAATATTTTGCAGAGGAGCAGGTAGATATCGCCGTGATAGAAGTAGGACTGGGAGGTCGTCTTGATTCCACCAACATTATCACCCCCGAAATTACGCTCATTACCAACATCAGCCTCGACCACCAGAGCATGCTGGGTGATACCATAACTGCCATCGCCACTGAAAAAGCCGGTATCATCAAGCCTGGTATTCCAGCGGTCATAAGTATAAAGCAGGTGGAGGCCCAGGAGGTATTTGAGTTGAAGGCGGAGGAGGTAACTGCACCGCTATACTTCGCCGATGACCAATTCAGAGTAGAGGTGACCAGTTCCAGCTTGCAACGGCAAGTTTTTCAGGTGTACTACAAGGAGCAGGTTTTCCTGCAGGGCTTGGAGCTTGATCTGGCAGGGGCGTATCAGATGTATAATCTGCCGGGGGTACTGCAGGTGCTGAAGCTGCTGCACGAAAAGGGCTTTGCAATTTCCGATAAAGCGGTACGTGCAGGGCTGGCCAACGTGAAAGGTATCACTGGGCTAAAAGGTCGCTGGCAGGTGCTGCAGGAGCATCCGCTGATGCTCTGTGATACAGGCCATAACGAAGACGGGATTAAACAGATACTTCAGGGGCTTAAGCAACTTCACCCGAAGCAAGTGCATTTTGTTTTTGGTGCCGTTAACGATAAAGATGTTTCTACCATTCTGCAGTTGTTACCACTAACTTATACTTATTATTTTTGCCAAGCTGCCATTCCCCGTGCGCTACCAGCGCATGAACTTATGACAAAGGCAGAAGCAGTAGGCTTGAAAGGTAGTGGCTTCGAAACTGTGACTGAGGCCGTAGCAGCGGCAAAAGCAAATGCAGCGCCCGATGAGGTTATTTTTATAGGAGGTAGTACCTTTGTGGTTGCTGAAATTGAAGAACTATAA
- a CDS encoding ExbD/TolR family protein encodes MNFRSKNRVNAEFSMSSMTDIIFLLLIFFMLTSNFVTPSGLPVSLPSSKASDIVMQKISVTITDDLQYFVNDKPVALEDIEPQLTALLQGTEQGAVVLHVDKSVPVEYLVKVAGIAKNLNASVTLATVPGTE; translated from the coding sequence ATGAATTTCCGCTCTAAAAACAGGGTCAACGCCGAGTTCAGCATGTCGTCTATGACGGACATTATTTTCTTGTTGCTGATCTTCTTCATGCTGACCTCTAACTTTGTAACCCCTTCGGGCCTGCCGGTGAGTTTGCCGAGCAGCAAGGCTAGTGATATCGTGATGCAGAAGATCAGCGTGACGATCACAGATGACTTGCAGTATTTTGTAAACGACAAGCCTGTTGCGCTAGAGGATATTGAGCCACAGCTTACCGCTTTGCTGCAGGGAACAGAGCAGGGCGCAGTTGTGTTACATGTAGACAAGAGCGTTCCGGTGGAGTACCTGGTAAAGGTGGCCGGTATCGCCAAGAATTTAAATGCATCTGTAACACTGGCTACCGTGCCGGGTACTGAATAA
- a CDS encoding MotA/TolQ/ExbB proton channel family protein, protein MTSLLLQITTSAPADTTTALAEGAEAAAETSVSLWDLTLAGGWFMIPLALLSLVAIYIFVERYLTLKKAAQNPEGFNDRIKSMVLAGDINGAKMLCAQTNTPVSRMISKGVSRIGNPLKNIETSIENVGKIEISRLEKNLSALATIAGAAPMLGFLGTVTGMIGAFIAIAQAEGSVSPKLLSSGIYEAMVTTATGLIIGLPAYVGYNYLVSKIDSIVHSMEYSSIEFLDLLQEPQL, encoded by the coding sequence ATGACGTCACTCTTATTACAAATCACCACTTCGGCACCTGCCGATACGACTACTGCTTTAGCTGAAGGGGCTGAAGCTGCTGCTGAAACATCTGTTTCACTTTGGGACCTTACCCTGGCCGGGGGATGGTTCATGATTCCGCTGGCGCTGTTGTCGCTGGTTGCTATCTACATTTTTGTGGAGCGCTACCTGACACTGAAGAAAGCCGCACAAAACCCCGAGGGTTTCAACGACCGGATCAAAAGCATGGTACTTGCTGGCGATATCAACGGAGCGAAAATGCTTTGTGCCCAAACCAACACACCCGTTTCCCGCATGATCTCTAAAGGCGTTTCCCGCATCGGAAACCCGCTGAAGAACATAGAGACTTCTATCGAGAACGTAGGCAAAATTGAGATCAGCCGCCTGGAGAAGAACTTGTCTGCGTTGGCAACTATTGCCGGTGCCGCGCCGATGCTGGGCTTTTTGGGAACGGTTACAGGTATGATCGGTGCTTTTATCGCTATTGCCCAGGCAGAGGGTTCTGTAAGCCCGAAGCTGCTTTCCAGCGGTATTTATGAGGCCATGGTAACAACGGCAACCGGTTTGATTATTGGTCTGCCTGCCTATGTCGGGTACAACTACCTGGTATCCAAAATCGACAGCATTGTGCATTCCATGGAGTACTCCTCCATTGAATTCCTTGATCTTTTACAAGAACCACAGCTTTAA
- a CDS encoding HU domain-containing protein produces the protein MVEKHIKSLLYDHDCVIIPDFGGLIARYVPARINPVKHTLQPPSKTIAFNEKLVLNDGLLISTIAHQNNISKEEAQALVAKFVHAAKNALQQSNRFELSEIGLFRYSSEHRLVFEYVEIDNMLEESFGLPELVARPLRVEEPAVLRTLIKERQQELAEQKQPLPLRKRIKRAYHMAAGLALAGLSVSALYFLSLQANYNMSSLNPVMLFNGGNSAYAASPVDRYAADYVPFTEEERLHHYAIMLPEVAQPGIEESDAFASEEEIVVDSASMASDDAAEFAAAESVTEVAVVEEEEAKMPAHIVNANDGRFYIITGGYVRLENAEESRAILKKDGGDVKVVLPGPGSRLYRVAVADFSTKEEAQAELNTYRKKFGETLWVLTN, from the coding sequence ATGGTTGAGAAGCATATCAAGTCACTTTTGTATGACCACGACTGTGTTATTATCCCTGATTTTGGGGGATTAATAGCTCGTTACGTGCCAGCACGCATAAACCCTGTGAAGCACACGCTGCAGCCTCCGTCAAAAACCATTGCTTTCAATGAGAAGCTGGTTCTGAACGACGGGTTGCTGATCAGCACGATCGCGCACCAGAACAATATTTCGAAAGAGGAAGCCCAGGCGCTGGTTGCTAAGTTTGTGCATGCGGCTAAGAATGCGCTGCAGCAAAGTAACCGGTTTGAGCTTAGCGAGATAGGGCTTTTCCGATACAGCTCTGAGCATCGTCTGGTGTTTGAGTATGTGGAAATAGACAATATGCTGGAAGAGAGCTTTGGATTGCCGGAACTGGTGGCCAGGCCTCTGCGGGTAGAGGAGCCAGCAGTGCTTCGCACCCTTATTAAAGAGCGTCAGCAGGAACTGGCAGAGCAGAAGCAGCCACTTCCGCTTCGAAAGCGCATCAAACGGGCGTATCACATGGCCGCCGGATTGGCGCTTGCTGGCTTGTCTGTGTCTGCTTTATACTTCCTGTCGCTGCAGGCGAACTACAACATGAGCAGTCTCAACCCTGTCATGCTGTTCAACGGCGGCAACAGCGCCTATGCAGCCAGCCCGGTAGATCGCTACGCGGCGGATTACGTGCCTTTCACAGAAGAGGAGCGCCTGCACCACTATGCTATTATGCTTCCTGAAGTGGCACAACCAGGTATAGAAGAGTCAGATGCTTTTGCCTCCGAGGAAGAAATAGTTGTTGATTCTGCAAGTATGGCTTCAGATGATGCTGCTGAATTTGCTGCAGCAGAGAGTGTTACAGAGGTGGCAGTAGTAGAAGAGGAAGAAGCAAAGATGCCCGCACACATAGTGAATGCCAACGACGGCCGTTTTTATATCATAACCGGCGGCTATGTGCGTTTAGAGAATGCGGAAGAAAGCCGTGCCATACTTAAAAAGGATGGTGGTGATGTGAAGGTGGTACTTCCTGGCCCTGGCAGCAGACTTTACAGGGTAGCAGTGGCTGATTTCTCAACCAAAGAAGAAGCACAGGCAGAACTTAACACTTATAGAAAAAAATTCGGAGAAACACTTTGGGTACTTACTAATTAA
- a CDS encoding TonB-dependent receptor yields the protein MKNKFRIASLAIVLCVGQSYLNNTQAQTQGWNEGAKLEDAEVVVEKNRVIELPQAARNYEKFRITPPEIGDRNVRYRFTDYRLPSQDIELQMRVLTIKQDELTKLYGNYLKAGLGNYGTLYLKGYFHNKRSETASYGANVSHVSSSRGPVDKDNSAVSQSDLGVHGERYLKGLTVGGDVKYGREKHYFYGYAPSLEQEVNRDTIKQVFNRIHAGGYFHNQTSGAPFLYKAGARFRYINDHYDMSESNFAVDLRSEYGIDELSAFRVDADLSFVSYGDSADVGRGFFKLNAAYERKLNALRLTLGAKVAYTGDEVNDARQFNVYPMVRLAVEPIEGNLLLFGGIGGDLERTTLYELTQENPFLAPNVQVADVNKGLEIYGGFQANIANYVHLNGRVAYQNFRNLYFYNNSVSDSTKFELLYDDGITNVLNIFAEASFNYSDEIRLGLKADYNSYNTDNLEQPFHRPELMASIYGTYNFYDKILFNSELYYIGDSFGRITRPDGTTVLRQTDSIIDLNLKADYKFTNNFTVFLMANNLFGKKYERFVNYPNKSINLIGGVTYSF from the coding sequence ATGAAAAATAAATTTAGAATTGCCTCTCTTGCCATCGTGCTTTGTGTTGGGCAAAGTTACCTGAACAATACGCAGGCTCAGACTCAGGGGTGGAACGAAGGAGCCAAGCTGGAGGACGCAGAGGTGGTGGTGGAGAAGAACCGTGTGATAGAACTGCCACAGGCTGCCCGCAATTACGAGAAATTCCGCATCACGCCCCCAGAGATCGGTGACCGCAACGTACGCTACCGCTTCACGGATTACCGCTTGCCTTCGCAGGACATTGAACTGCAGATGCGCGTGCTGACCATTAAGCAGGACGAACTGACAAAGCTGTACGGCAATTACCTGAAGGCCGGCCTGGGCAACTACGGGACACTTTACTTAAAAGGCTATTTTCATAACAAGCGCAGCGAAACGGCTAGCTATGGCGCCAACGTCAGCCATGTTTCCTCTTCCCGTGGCCCTGTTGACAAGGATAACTCTGCTGTGTCACAGTCTGATCTGGGCGTTCATGGCGAGCGTTACTTGAAAGGTTTAACAGTTGGCGGCGATGTAAAGTATGGCCGTGAGAAACATTATTTCTATGGCTACGCCCCATCGTTGGAGCAGGAGGTGAATCGTGATACGATCAAGCAGGTGTTCAACCGCATCCATGCAGGTGGCTACTTTCATAACCAGACCTCCGGTGCGCCTTTCCTTTACAAAGCCGGAGCGCGCTTCCGCTACATCAACGATCACTACGACATGAGCGAAAGCAATTTCGCGGTTGATCTTCGCAGCGAGTATGGCATCGATGAGCTGTCAGCATTCCGTGTAGATGCAGACTTATCCTTTGTGTCGTATGGAGACTCCGCAGACGTAGGCCGTGGCTTCTTTAAACTCAATGCAGCTTACGAGCGCAAGCTCAACGCCCTACGCCTGACATTGGGCGCCAAAGTAGCCTATACGGGCGACGAGGTAAACGATGCGCGTCAGTTTAATGTGTACCCGATGGTGCGCCTGGCTGTAGAGCCTATCGAAGGCAACTTGTTGCTGTTCGGAGGGATAGGAGGTGACCTTGAAAGGACCACTTTATATGAACTGACGCAGGAGAATCCATTCCTGGCGCCAAACGTGCAGGTGGCCGATGTAAACAAGGGACTGGAGATTTACGGTGGTTTTCAAGCCAACATTGCCAATTACGTGCACCTGAATGGACGTGTGGCGTACCAGAATTTCCGCAACTTATACTTCTACAACAACTCGGTTTCGGACTCCACCAAGTTCGAGCTGCTGTATGACGACGGCATCACGAATGTGTTGAATATTTTTGCAGAGGCGTCCTTCAACTATTCCGACGAAATTAGACTGGGTTTAAAGGCTGACTATAACAGCTATAACACAGATAACTTAGAGCAGCCCTTCCACCGCCCTGAGCTGATGGCCAGCATTTACGGTACCTACAACTTCTACGACAAGATTCTCTTTAATTCAGAACTTTATTATATTGGTGATTCATTTGGCCGTATTACCCGCCCGGATGGAACAACGGTGCTGCGACAGACAGATTCCATCATCGACCTGAACCTGAAAGCGGATTACAAATTCACGAACAACTTTACCGTGTTCCTGATGGCCAATAACTTGTTCGGGAAGAAGTACGAGCGTTTTGTGAACTACCCGAATAAAAGTATAAATCTGATTGGCGGCGTAACTTATTCTTTCTAA
- a CDS encoding tetratricopeptide repeat protein has protein sequence MKIAYKIALASVLAGGSHVAVAQHTQAFTAEERYFHEGLELFDRAKYGAAQEAFEKYIELKGDDSKTADAQYYYALSGLYLLHPDAEQLVLNFARKYPTHPKTALANYELGLYYFEQKDYKKAIELLKDAPTHLLSIKQNNELEFKLGYSYFATKDFDNAKIWFDKNKTTGFREDEHRFAYASNYYAGYISYRKGDYAAAKADLKIAEKNEAYKQIVPYMITEILYKEKDVYEVIRYGEEALARQPQVQQADEIALLVGDAYYQKADYATAGKFFNQYAQGKRSLEPVVQYKIAFTDYKNNNYKNAIANFKEIALKKDSLGQSAAYYLGLSYLKEDNKQFALTAFDQARKNDQDKAVTEAATLKYAQVNFELGNFRDVINTLADFGKNYPESDQAEEADRLLSESYFGSNDYAAAIRHIESLEKKSWRILQTYQRVTYYHGVNLFNDSKFPQAVAMLDKSLQYPYDKEVTASSHFVKGEAYSIGQKYNDAINSYGAVFRAAPSTKADYYVKSRYGIGYAYFNTKEYDKALTHFKAYLDNIQPSNPNYNDATVRLADTYYVNKNYNEALNLYERVISSSSPDRDYALFQKGVVQSILNRNDRAKNSLEELINKFPNSRYRDDAMYQYALIDFESGNYQPAVQGFTKLINGMPDSKLVPNALQKRGIAYTNLRQNDLAIADQQRVLNEFPNSKVASGALYSLQEVLGQENRSSEFDTYVDKFKSANPESNALESVEYEAAKTLYFNQRYEQAVAKFEAYLTAYPKSSFVPDARYFLADSYLRSNKKDQGMKVMKQVIAENRSEFVNRAIQRVADMEFEAKNYAEAIKYYTRLRDVATNRKEQQTALLGLMQSYYRSNDYAATKRVAGELISQGNANLNAYNLALLLRSKATYAQGNLEQALTELRETEASANDVNGAEAHYLISEILFKQKKNKEALDNAFAFSNKYGSYDFWLGKTFLLISDIYAAQNEMFQARSTLTSIIENAPNQEIVAEAKQKLAKLEGKNSTVAPNNLQPQQQQLSAPVDTTIQPRDTTVQPVDSTGQQK, from the coding sequence ATGAAGATAGCTTACAAAATAGCACTTGCCTCCGTATTGGCTGGCGGCTCCCACGTGGCGGTGGCACAGCACACGCAGGCGTTCACCGCTGAGGAGAGGTACTTCCATGAAGGACTGGAGCTTTTTGACCGGGCCAAGTATGGCGCGGCGCAGGAGGCTTTTGAAAAGTACATCGAGCTGAAAGGAGACGATTCCAAAACAGCCGATGCGCAGTATTACTACGCCCTGAGCGGTCTGTACTTATTGCACCCGGATGCGGAACAGTTGGTGCTCAATTTTGCTCGCAAATACCCGACGCACCCTAAAACTGCACTGGCCAACTACGAACTTGGCTTGTATTACTTTGAGCAGAAGGACTACAAAAAGGCGATAGAGCTGTTAAAGGATGCGCCGACCCACCTGCTAAGTATAAAGCAGAACAACGAGCTGGAGTTTAAACTCGGTTATTCCTACTTCGCCACCAAGGACTTTGACAACGCCAAGATCTGGTTCGACAAGAACAAGACAACCGGCTTCCGCGAGGATGAGCACCGGTTTGCGTACGCCTCTAACTATTATGCCGGCTATATCTCTTACCGCAAAGGCGACTACGCAGCTGCCAAGGCGGATTTGAAGATTGCAGAGAAGAACGAAGCCTACAAGCAGATCGTGCCTTACATGATCACCGAGATTCTTTACAAGGAGAAGGATGTGTATGAGGTGATCCGCTACGGCGAAGAAGCGCTGGCGCGGCAGCCACAGGTGCAGCAGGCCGATGAGATTGCGCTGCTCGTGGGCGATGCCTATTACCAGAAGGCAGACTACGCCACAGCCGGCAAGTTCTTTAACCAGTATGCCCAGGGCAAGCGTTCCCTGGAGCCGGTGGTGCAGTATAAAATCGCCTTTACTGATTACAAGAATAACAACTACAAGAACGCCATTGCCAATTTCAAGGAAATAGCCCTTAAGAAAGACTCCCTCGGGCAAAGCGCGGCCTATTATCTTGGCCTTAGCTACCTGAAAGAAGATAACAAGCAGTTCGCCCTCACCGCCTTTGATCAGGCCCGCAAGAACGATCAGGACAAAGCGGTGACAGAAGCTGCCACGCTGAAATATGCGCAGGTAAACTTTGAGCTCGGCAACTTCCGCGATGTAATCAATACGTTGGCTGATTTTGGTAAAAATTATCCGGAATCCGATCAGGCAGAGGAAGCAGACAGGCTGCTGAGCGAATCATACTTTGGCTCCAACGATTATGCCGCGGCCATTCGGCACATTGAAAGCCTTGAGAAGAAGAGCTGGCGTATTCTGCAGACCTACCAGCGCGTAACCTACTACCACGGCGTAAACCTGTTTAACGACAGTAAGTTTCCACAGGCGGTGGCCATGCTCGACAAATCGCTGCAGTACCCTTACGATAAGGAAGTGACAGCCTCCAGCCATTTTGTGAAGGGCGAGGCTTATTCTATTGGACAGAAGTACAACGATGCCATCAACAGCTATGGCGCTGTTTTCCGCGCCGCGCCGAGCACCAAAGCAGATTATTACGTTAAGTCGCGCTACGGAATCGGTTACGCCTACTTTAACACAAAGGAGTATGATAAGGCGCTGACACATTTCAAGGCTTATCTGGACAACATACAGCCCAGCAATCCAAACTACAACGACGCCACGGTTCGCCTGGCCGATACATACTATGTAAATAAGAATTACAACGAGGCACTGAACCTGTACGAGCGCGTAATCTCCAGCAGCTCGCCAGACAGAGACTATGCGCTTTTCCAGAAAGGCGTGGTGCAGAGCATCCTTAACAGAAACGACAGAGCGAAGAACTCCTTGGAGGAACTGATCAACAAGTTCCCGAATTCCCGCTACCGTGATGACGCCATGTACCAGTATGCACTCATCGATTTTGAGTCGGGCAACTACCAGCCGGCCGTTCAAGGGTTTACCAAGCTGATCAACGGAATGCCCGACAGCAAACTGGTTCCGAACGCGCTGCAAAAGCGTGGCATTGCCTACACCAACCTGCGTCAGAACGATCTGGCGATTGCAGACCAGCAGCGCGTGCTAAACGAGTTCCCGAACTCTAAAGTAGCCAGCGGCGCTTTGTATAGCTTGCAGGAGGTGCTTGGCCAGGAGAACAGAAGTAGCGAATTCGATACCTATGTAGACAAGTTTAAGTCCGCCAACCCGGAAAGCAATGCCTTAGAAAGTGTTGAGTACGAAGCAGCTAAAACATTGTACTTCAACCAACGCTATGAGCAGGCGGTAGCAAAGTTCGAGGCTTACCTGACGGCTTATCCAAAGAGCTCCTTCGTACCGGATGCCCGCTATTTCCTGGCAGATTCTTACCTGCGCAGCAACAAGAAGGACCAGGGCATGAAGGTGATGAAGCAGGTGATTGCCGAGAACCGCTCCGAGTTTGTGAACCGCGCCATCCAACGTGTGGCCGACATGGAGTTTGAAGCCAAAAACTACGCGGAGGCCATAAAATATTACACCCGCCTGCGCGATGTGGCCACGAACAGAAAAGAGCAGCAAACAGCGCTGCTAGGATTGATGCAAAGCTACTACCGCTCCAACGACTATGCAGCTACCAAGCGCGTGGCCGGTGAATTGATTAGCCAGGGCAATGCAAACCTGAACGCTTACAACCTGGCGCTGCTGCTACGAAGTAAAGCCACCTATGCCCAAGGCAACCTGGAGCAGGCGCTTACTGAATTGCGAGAGACTGAGGCCTCGGCCAACGATGTGAATGGGGCAGAGGCGCATTACCTGATCAGTGAGATATTGTTTAAGCAGAAGAAAAACAAGGAAGCGCTTGACAACGCCTTTGCCTTCAGCAACAAGTATGGCTCCTATGATTTCTGGCTTGGAAAGACTTTCCTGCTAATTTCTGACATATATGCTGCTCAGAACGAGATGTTCCAGGCGCGCTCCACGTTAACGTCGATCATTGAAAACGCGCCAAACCAGGAAATTGTGGCCGAGGCGAAGCAGAAGCTGGCAAAGCTGGAGGGCAAAAACTCAACGGTAGCACCTAACAACCTGCAGCCACAACAGCAGCAACTTTCGGCCCCTGTTGACACTACCATCCAACCTCGGGATACCACCGTTCAGCCGGTTGATTCAACAGGCCAGCAGAAGTAG